TTGCGGACGTCACACTAGAGCAGCATCCCGATCACCGCGCCCGTCATGAGCGTGGCCAGGGTGCCCGAGACGATGGTGCGCATGCCCAGGGAGACGATCTCGCTCCGGCGCTTCGGGGCCATGGCGCCCAGGCCGCCGATCATGATGCCGAGGCTGCCGAAGTTGGCGAAGCCGCACATGGCGTAGGTCATGATGATGCGGCTGCGCTCGGAGAGGACGTCCGGCGGCAGCTTGGCGAGGTCGAGGTAGGCGATGAACTCGTTGAGCACGATCTTGGTGCCCATGAGGGCGCCCGCGGCGTGCGCCTCGCTCCAGGGGACGCCGATGAGCCAGACCAGCGGGGCCATGACCCAGCCCAGCATGCGCTGCATGGTGAGCGGCGCGCCCGCCACGGAGGGCAGCCAGCCCAGCATCTGGTTGGCCAGGCTGACCAGGGCCACGAGCACGATGAGCATGGCCGCGATGTTCAGCAGGAGGGTGAGCCCCTCGGCCGTGCCCCGCGTGACGGCGTCCATGGAGCCGCCCGCGCCCTGGGTCTTGGGCAGGCCGCCCCCGGTGGGCTCCTCGGTCTCCGGGATCATGATCCGGCTGACCACGATGGCCGCGGGCGCGCTGATGATCGAGGCGATGAGGATCTGGCCCAGGGAGTCGGGGATCACGTCCTTCAGGAACGAGGCGTAGAGGAACATGACCGTGCCCGCGATGGTGGCCATGCCCGCGGTCATCACCGTGAAGAGCTCGGAGCGGGTCATGCGCTCCAGGTACTCCTTGATGAGCAGCGGCCCCTCCACCATGCCCACGAAGACGTTGGCCGCCACGGCCACGCCCACCGCGCCGCCCACGCCCAGCGTGCGGCGGAGCGCCCAGGCGAAGAAGCCCACCACCACCGGGATCACGCGCCAGTAGAAGAGCAGGGACGAGAGGGCGCTGACGACCAGGACCAGGGGCAGCGCCCTGAAGGCCAGGATGAAGCTCGAGCCGGGATAGGGCTCGTGGAAGGGCAGCGCGCCGCCGCCGAGGTAGCCGAAGACGAAGGCGGTGCCCGCCATGGTGGCCTTTTCCAGCGCGCCCACGAGGTCGTTCAGCCTCAGGAACACGTCCTTCAGCACCGGAATGCGCGTCAGGGCCAGGGCCACGGCGACCTGGAGCACGAGCCCCACGGCCACGAAGCGCAGGCAGACGGCGCGGCGGTTCTCCGAGATCAGCCAGCAGAGAAGGCACAGGGCGAGAAGCCCCAAGGCGCTGTGCAGCATGCGTTCCCCCTTCGACGGCCCGTGCGGGCCCACGGCGCGCGGTGTTCCACGGAGGTACGGAATTTCCGTCCGGCGCGCAACACGCGGCGGACGTCGGGGAAGGGGTCGGGGGCGCGGGAGGGCGGCGGCCTGCCGCTACCTGCACTCCGGGCGGCCCTGGGCCCAGCGCCAGGCGTGCTCCACGATCTCGCCGAGGCGTTCGTGGCGGGGCTGCCAGCCGAGCTCGGCGCGGGCGCGCGACGAGTCGGCCACGAGGCGGGAGGGGTCGCCCTCGCGCCGCTCGCCCGCCTTCCAGGCCACGGGCAGGCCGGAGACCTCCGAGACGGTGTCGATGACCTGGCGCACGGAGTAGCCGGTGCCGTTGCCCAGGTTCAGGGCGCGGGCAAGGCCCGGCTCGCGCAGCAGGTCCAGGGCCAGGACGTGCGCCTGGGCGAGGTCCGCGACGTGCACGTAGTCGCGGATGCAGGTGCCGTCCGGGGTGTCGTAGTCCGAGCCGAAGACGGTGAGCGGGCTGTCCGGGTCCAGGGCGGCGCGCAGGGCCAGGGGGATGAGATGGGTCTCCGGGTCGTGGCACTCGCCCGACTCCCCGTCCGGGTCGGCGCCCGCGGCGTTGAAGTAGCGCAGCGACATGGAGCTTTGGCCGTAGGCCTTGGCGTAGTCGCGCAGCATCTGCTCCACCATGAGCTTGCTCGTGCCGTAGGGGTTGATGGGCGCGAAGCCGTGGTCCTCGGTGAGGGGCAGGCGGGTGGGGATGCCGTAGACCGCGCAGGAGCTGGAGAAGATGAAGCGGGAGCAGCCCGCGGCGCGCATGGCTTCCAGCAGGTTCACGGTCCCGGCCACGTTGTTCTGGTAGTACTTGCCCGGGTCGCGCACGGACTCGCCCACGTAGGTGAAGGCGGCGAAGTGCATGACCGCCTCGGGCCTGTACCTGGCGAAGCATTCGTCGAGGCCGGGCCGGTCGAGGATGTCCACGCGCGTAAAAGGCCCCCATTTCACGGCCCACTCGTGGCCGTAGACCAGGTTGTCCAGGGTCACGGGCACGTAGCCCTGCGCGGCCAGGGCCTTGCAGGTGTGGCTGCCGATGTAGCCTGCTCCTCCGACGACGAAGATGTGCCTGGCCATGTGCTTCCTTCAGGCGCCCCGGCCGCCCGGCTAGGGGCGCTTCGGGGACGGTTCGGGTCGTGTGCGGGTGGAAATCCTGCGCGGCCGGGCCGCGCCCCGGACTCTATACGGGAAAACAGCCCTTTTGAGAACTCGGGAATGCCGGGTGCGGGCGCGCGGCGCGAAAAGCAGGCAGGCCGCCGTCCCGGCGGGGACGGCGGCCTGCGTGAAGCGCGGCGCGGCAGGCGGCCGGATCAGCCCTTCCTGGACGACTTGGGCGCGGCCTTGGCCCCGGCCTTGGTCTTGGGCGCGGCGGCCTTCCGGGCCGGTGCCTTGGGCTTGGCCGACGTCTTGGCCGCAGTTTTGGAGGCGGTTTTGGAGGCGGCCGTGGGCGCGGGGGCCTGGGCGGACTTGGGCGCGGCGGCCAGCACGTCGGGCGCGGGCTCGCGCGCGGGCGCGGCCTCGGCCCGGGGGGCGCTCCCGGCAGGGTCGGCCGGGCCGGACCGCGGCACGGGGGTGACGATCTTCGGCGCGGCGGGCTTCGCTTGCGCGGACGCGGCGGACGGGGAGTCGGCCGGGCTCGAGTGCGGCACCGGAGTCGCGATCTTCGGCGCGGCGGACCGTGCCTCGGGCACGCTCGGCGGCACGGCGGGCATGGCCGGGGGCGCTGCCTCGGGCCGCTGTGCGGGCAGGCCCGCCTCCGGCACGGGCGCAAGCAGGCTGCCGGGTCCGGGCGCGGCCTCGAAGGAGAGGAAGGGCTCGAGCCCCGCGGGCACGCCCTGCATCTCGGGGTCCCAGGCCAGCTTGAGGGACAGGGACTGGCTCCCGCCCTTGTCCTTGACCTTCAGCGTCAGCCCCAGGGCCTCGCCCAGGCGCAGGGGGAGGACGCCCTCCTCGTCCGCCATGTCCAGGCTGCCGCAGGCCACGCCCGCGGCGAGCACGTCCAGCAGCTCCGCCAGGGAGCAGGGATCGAGCACGCCCTTGGCCTTGATCTTGGAAAGCGTCTCGGGAACCTCGCCCCCGGACAGGGGCGTCTCGGCGGCCGCCTCCGCGGCATCGCACGGGCCGCAGGGCCGCACGGCCAGGAGCGGGAAGGGCTTGCCCTTCTTCCCGTCCTCCGCGGCCGGCGGGACCTCGCCCGCGAAGCCCTCGCACACGGGCGCCGCCTGGTCCTTCCAGGACAGCTTGAGGGACAGCTTGGTCTTGTCCTTCTTGGACGCCGCCTTGAGCGACGCCTTGAGGGGGCCGGTGGTCACGATGTCGGCCGCGTTGCCGCCCTGGCTGACGCGCAGGCGACCGCAGCGCAGCCCCTGGGCGAAGCTCCCCAGGGTCGAGGCCGCGTCGGCCGTCGAGAGGAACCCCTCGATGCGGATGTCGTTCTTTTCCATGACCCGAACCTCCTCGCGCACCGCTGCCGCCTGGAACGCGGACGCAGCAAGAGCGCGTACAGTTTATGAACGGAAAACGTACACTACTTGTACTCAATTATCCCTCTACAGGGGCTGGAACAGGCTGTCAACGCCCCGCGGCGGGGACGAACGGCCGCCGCACGGCCCAGCACCTTCGAGCCCGGGCCGCGCGGCGCGCGAAATCAGTCGTCGCAGCCGCAGCCGCAGTCCCCGCAGGGCTCCTGGTCGGCGATGTACCAGCTGATCTCGATCTCCACTTTGCACTTGGCGCCGCCGTCCTTCTCCTTCTTCTTGGCGGAGCAGGAGATCTTGACCTCCTTGGGCACCTCGAGGGCGACCTGACCGGCGTCGCCTTCCATCTCGATCCTGCCCCGGCACAGCCCCTGGGCCACGCGCTCGACCAGGACGCCCGCGTTGTAGGCCAGGGCCTCTTCCTCGATCTCGAACACCTTGGACTTGGACATCTTCTTTCCCTCGCGTTGTCTGTTCACGTACCCGTTCTCAATCCAGGACCGTTCCGCCCTCGCCGTCCGTTTCGTCCTCGGGCGGCAAGGCGCGGCCCGGGGCCCGGGCATCGTCCCCGAGCCCGCACTTGAGTTCCTCGATGCGGCGCTCCGCCTTCTTCAGGAACTTTTCGAGCGCCTTGTCGATGGTGGCCTCGAAATCCAGCTTCCTGCCCAGCAGCCTGGCCTCTTCCTTGGCCTTCTCCAGGCGCTCTGCCAGGTCCAGACGCACGTTGAAAATCACCCGCTTCGTCGCCGCTTCGTCCTTGAATACCCGCATGAAATGCTCCGTTTCGTGTACAGATTCCGTACAGTATCTGTGAGCACTATGCCTGTGCACCAAGGCTGTCAACGAGCGCGGCAGGCGCGGTTGCGCGCAGTGTGAAGCCTATCGCGGGCAGGTGGCGCTGCCGCGTCGGGCATGCGTCGGCTCGGCGTCGGGGCGCGCCCCGGCCCTCTTCCGCCCGTTCTGCCCCGGCCCGGCCGGACGCACCGCGGAAAATCCCGCATCCCCTTGCCCTGCTGCGTGAAACATGTATCCTGGCCGTACGCTCGGGAGACCCTGTCCACTCGTATCACGTTCCGGGCGCGTGTGCAGCAAGGAGGGCACCATGACCAAGCAGGTTTCCTTCACCAAGATCGAGAATCAGCTGAGGCCCCTGTTCCGCGAACGGCTCGACCAGGCGGAATCCGTGGAGGACGTGAAGAAGTTCTTCGTCTACACGGCCCGGGAGCTGCTCGACTCCGCCCTGGGCGTGATGGGGACGACGCGCTACGAGGACGTGAGCCTCGCGCCGCATCTGGCCGAGGGCTACGAGTTCTCCCCCGGGTTTGCCATGCGCTCCGATTTCAAGGACGCCTGGAGCGAATCGGACCTTTCGCGCATCATGCAGGACTTCGCCGAGACGGCGTGCAAGCGCTATCGGCATCTGGAAAAGAATCCGGCCAAGACCGAGGCCAAGATGTACCACGGACAGGCTTAGACCCGTCCCGCGAACGCCCGGCCCCCGGGGCCGGGCGGCAGGTCCTCCCTGGGCCCGGCCGCCCGGCCCTTCCCGTTTCCCGTCCTCCGCGTTCCCGTCCTCCGCGCCGGACGCGCGCCCGCCGGAAACGCGCGTCCGGCGCATGCCCGGCCCGGCCGCCGTTCCAAGAGAAAAACCCGTATGCGCTCCTTGATCCGTTCCGTGCTTTCAGCTACGTCCTGTGGCGAAACAGGGAGGGGAACGCATGGAACGGCCGACCGCCGCGCATCGGATCGTCCGGGGAACATCGAGGCTCGTCCGCCTGGCGCTGGCCGCCGGGCTGGCGGCGGCCCTGCTCGCGGGCTGCGCCACGCCGCACACGCGGGGGCCTCGGGTCTCCGGCCAGGACAAGGACAGGGAGGCCGCCATCCAGCGGCGGCTCTACGTGAAGGAGATCCTGTCCATGAACACCCGGCTGCACAACGTGGGCTACACCGTGGCCCGCGCGGGCGAGCCCCTGTGCCCGGCAAAGGCGCCGGGCTTCGGCATGGTCGTGGAGAGCACGCCGAGCTTCCCCGAGGATCTGCGCGAGGCCTTCGACGAGGTCATGAAGCCCGGCGACCGGCCCGTGGTCGTGGGCCTGCTGCCCGGCGGCCCGGCGGACCGCGCCGGGGTCCGCGTGGGCGACCGCATCGTCTCCGTGGACAAGGAGAGCGCGGGCGAGGACGACGCCGACCTGCAGGAGGCCCTGTTCACCGCCGCCACACAGGCCCTGCGCGAGCGCCGCAGGACGCTGCGCTTCCAGCTGCAGCGCGGGGCGCTGCCCGTCACGGCGGAGATCGAGCCCGAGGTGGTCTGCGGCTATTTCTTCCGGCTCGAGCTGGGCGAGGCCCCGAACGCCTACTCCACCGGCCCGTCCATCACGGTCAGCCAGGGCATGATGCGCCTGGCGGACACGGACGAGTATCTGGCCGTGGTCCTCGGCCACGAGATGGCGCACAGCGCCTACGGTCATCTCGAGGCCCAGAAGGAGAACTCGGCCGTCGGCGGGATCCTCGACGTCCTCTCCGCGCTGGCGGGCGGGCAGACGCACGGGGCCTTCAGCGCAGCCGCCGGAAATGCCTTTTCCACGGACTTCGAGCGCGAGGCCGACTACGCGGGGCTCTATTTCACCGCCCGGGCGGGCTACCCCGTGGACCACGCGGCGGATTTCTGGCGCCGCATGTCCCTGCGCAACATGGGCACCATCTCCCGCGACACGGACCATCCGTCCAACGCGGAACGCTACGAGCTGGTCGAGCGCACCGCCGCGGAGATAGACGCCAAGATCGCGGCCGGGGAGCCCCTGGTGCCGAACATGGACGAGAAGACGGGGGACGCGGCAGGTTCCGGGCGGGCGGAAGGGGCGGCCGCGCCCGACAGGGGCGTGGTCAGGGGCTCCGAGTAGCCGGGGTCCGGCTTCGGCCCACGGGCCGCGGATTTCCCGGCGCGGCATTGACGCGGACGGCCACGGCGCCTATGCAGGCACCATCCGCGCGGGGAAAGAGGCGCGGGCAACGGAGTGAAGATGCATATCTGGCGTTCGCCCAAGCGGATGCTCGCGACCGTCGCGGGCCTGATGCTGCTCGATTTCCTGCTCGCCTGGAGCACGGCGCTCGTCGTCGCGCCCAGGGGGATCGCCTCCCTGCGCGGCATGGGGGTCAGCCTGCCCGGGCTGCTCGTGGTCTCCATCCTGACCTTCGTGCTCGGCTGGTGCCTGGCCTGCGGCCTGCCCCTGCTGCTGCGCCTCGCGCTGCTGCGCCGCCCCATCGGCGTGGCCCCGGCCCTGCTGCTCAGCGCGCTGAACGCCCTGCTCTTCGTGGCGGGCAAGAAGCTCTTGGCCGACCCGGGCAAGACGCTGCAGTTCCTCTCCTCCATCTTTCTCTGCTACGCCGTGCTGCGCCAGGACTTCACCCCGCCCGACCGCGAGGTGGAGAACGGCATCTTCACGGACGCGCTCTTCTGGCGCCGCTTCGAGACCCGGCACACGGTGCGCTTCGAGTACAAGTTCGTGGGGCTGCTCTACGGGGTGCTCCTGCTGAGCGTGCCCTGCATCGCGATCTCCTCGGGCGGGGAGCGCTGGGCATGGATCGTGGCGGGCCTTCTGGCCCTGGCGGCCATCTTCCCCGCCTACTCCCGCCCGCGCCGCGAGATGCGCGAGGCCGAGGCAGACGGGCGCCGCGTGCTGACCGTGCGCGACGGCCTGGGGCTGCTCGGCGTCACCCGGATCATCGAAAAGACCCCGCCGCCCGCCCTGGCGCGGCGGTAGCGAGGCTCCAGGACGGCACACGCGGCGGGACGCGCGCTTGACCCCGCCGCGCAAGGGCGTAGATTCGGATCAAAGGAGCGACAGCCATGGCCATCCTCACCACCGGCGCGGGCGCCACGCCCGTCGGCCCCCCAGGCATGACCACCGCGTCCCCGGCGGGCGCGGTCACCTCCGTCCCCCCGGCAGGGCACTTCGATCCCGCTCCGGCGGGCGAGGTCTCCGTCTCCCCGGCGGGCCACGTGATCATCCAGCCCGCCACCGAGGCCTTCGTGCCGGAGCGCGCCACGGGCTACATCTGGACCGGCGAAGCCTGATCGGCTGAGCCGCGGCCGACGAGACGGGAACAGCGGACGGCAAGGCCGTCCGCGCCCTATCCGTACGCAGTCCGCAGGCATGCATCCAGCCCGCATCGCCGGGCCTCCTCAGGGCTCGTCCCCGCCCTGCCCTTCCTCCGATCCCGTCTTCCCCGGTTCCCGGTTT
The DNA window shown above is from Desulfovibrio sp. X2 and carries:
- a CDS encoding NupC/NupG family nucleoside CNT transporter, encoding MLHSALGLLALCLLCWLISENRRAVCLRFVAVGLVLQVAVALALTRIPVLKDVFLRLNDLVGALEKATMAGTAFVFGYLGGGALPFHEPYPGSSFILAFRALPLVLVVSALSSLLFYWRVIPVVVGFFAWALRRTLGVGGAVGVAVAANVFVGMVEGPLLIKEYLERMTRSELFTVMTAGMATIAGTVMFLYASFLKDVIPDSLGQILIASIISAPAAIVVSRIMIPETEEPTGGGLPKTQGAGGSMDAVTRGTAEGLTLLLNIAAMLIVLVALVSLANQMLGWLPSVAGAPLTMQRMLGWVMAPLVWLIGVPWSEAHAAGALMGTKIVLNEFIAYLDLAKLPPDVLSERSRIIMTYAMCGFANFGSLGIMIGGLGAMAPKRRSEIVSLGMRTIVSGTLATLMTGAVIGMLL
- the galE gene encoding UDP-glucose 4-epimerase GalE — its product is MARHIFVVGGAGYIGSHTCKALAAQGYVPVTLDNLVYGHEWAVKWGPFTRVDILDRPGLDECFARYRPEAVMHFAAFTYVGESVRDPGKYYQNNVAGTVNLLEAMRAAGCSRFIFSSSCAVYGIPTRLPLTEDHGFAPINPYGTSKLMVEQMLRDYAKAYGQSSMSLRYFNAAGADPDGESGECHDPETHLIPLALRAALDPDSPLTVFGSDYDTPDGTCIRDYVHVADLAQAHVLALDLLREPGLARALNLGNGTGYSVRQVIDTVSEVSGLPVAWKAGERREGDPSRLVADSSRARAELGWQPRHERLGEIVEHAWRWAQGRPECR
- a CDS encoding amphi-Trp domain-containing protein — translated: MEKNDIRIEGFLSTADAASTLGSFAQGLRCGRLRVSQGGNAADIVTTGPLKASLKAASKKDKTKLSLKLSWKDQAAPVCEGFAGEVPPAAEDGKKGKPFPLLAVRPCGPCDAAEAAAETPLSGGEVPETLSKIKAKGVLDPCSLAELLDVLAAGVACGSLDMADEEGVLPLRLGEALGLTLKVKDKGGSQSLSLKLAWDPEMQGVPAGLEPFLSFEAAPGPGSLLAPVPEAGLPAQRPEAAPPAMPAVPPSVPEARSAAPKIATPVPHSSPADSPSAASAQAKPAAPKIVTPVPRSGPADPAGSAPRAEAAPAREPAPDVLAAAPKSAQAPAPTAASKTASKTAAKTSAKPKAPARKAAAPKTKAGAKAAPKSSRKG
- a CDS encoding amphi-Trp domain-containing protein; translated protein: MSKSKVFEIEEEALAYNAGVLVERVAQGLCRGRIEMEGDAGQVALEVPKEVKISCSAKKKEKDGGAKCKVEIEISWYIADQEPCGDCGCGCDD
- a CDS encoding M48 family metallopeptidase, with protein sequence MERPTAAHRIVRGTSRLVRLALAAGLAAALLAGCATPHTRGPRVSGQDKDREAAIQRRLYVKEILSMNTRLHNVGYTVARAGEPLCPAKAPGFGMVVESTPSFPEDLREAFDEVMKPGDRPVVVGLLPGGPADRAGVRVGDRIVSVDKESAGEDDADLQEALFTAATQALRERRRTLRFQLQRGALPVTAEIEPEVVCGYFFRLELGEAPNAYSTGPSITVSQGMMRLADTDEYLAVVLGHEMAHSAYGHLEAQKENSAVGGILDVLSALAGGQTHGAFSAAAGNAFSTDFEREADYAGLYFTARAGYPVDHAADFWRRMSLRNMGTISRDTDHPSNAERYELVERTAAEIDAKIAAGEPLVPNMDEKTGDAAGSGRAEGAAAPDRGVVRGSE